Genomic DNA from Prunus persica cultivar Lovell chromosome G1, Prunus_persica_NCBIv2, whole genome shotgun sequence:
CAACATCTGGTCTACACATGTTGACCTTTTGCATAGTAGTCAGCAACAAAACAACCACTTGGCAGCATCAGCTCATGCAGACTCTGGTAATCGACTATTGGGCTGCCTACTGTCCTTGGGGAGCTGTTTTGGCTTTGCTTTATGGCTCATTATTCAGGTGACACATTCACATACAAATTTAGGGGTATAATATAAGCGCTTTTATTAGAAGactgttgaaatttttgttaaaaattcaAGAGTTTTCGAGAAAAGTATTTGGAAGTGCAGAGATCGTTTTCATGACTCATAAgcatttttaaattattgtgTCATACTCAATATTAGAATTGCTTTTGATTGTTAGAAAACACTTttaggccccgtttggtttatggaatgaatttgaggggaaatcatttATCATGTCATTTCTCAATGAATGGAAATAGAAGattcatttcccatgtttggtaatgctGGAAAAGCAACCGGGatatatcactttatttccttttccatgtttgttttgagtaggaatggaaaacaaagtttgtataaattttcaattatacctatattaaatcaaataaaacaagaatgtattgaatgatatattataattctaaattgttaatggggatAAAATGGTCATAAAAAATCTGTATTTAATGTTAGCTCATTtccccaaactttcccatgatgagggaaaacaaaactcaagttGGGAGGATGACTTCACTTTCTCCCCTACTTTCTCATGAGCCAGGCAACGATTTCCTATACttagacttaccaaacatgggaaaacaattgatttttaattcccaagtctcctttcccatgaaccaaacgggacCTTAGCCCTTACAAAAGCATTCCTAAACATGccctagagagaaaaaagaaaaacccccTTTCCATTCCTCCCTATCCGGCCATGACACTGCCAAAGCTCAGTGCCCATGAAATTCTTAttagtaatatatattatgatcACATTAGACTAATAcatatttagttttttttttttctaacatttgttttctgtttgtgCAACAGACTAAAATGGGGGCGACGTACCCTTGCCACTATTCAAGCTCTGCTTTAATGTCAGCAATGGGGTCAATCCAGGCCGTTGGATTTGCCCTCATCAAGGAGAGGGACTGGAGCCAATGGAAATTAGGTTGGAATATTAGGCTTCTCACAGTGGCATACGGGGTATTACCACCCTAAGCTTCTTCTACTATTTGTTGTTCTTAAATTTCCATCACCCTCATCTAAAAATATTGCGATTTGATCTTATATATGTAgtcaattaataataattgaatatGGCTATGCtcatgacttttttttatgtagGGAGTTGTGGCCACTGGGCTAAGTGTGACATGTATTGCTTTGTGCATACGCATGAGAGGCCCCTTGTTTGTATCTGTTTTCAACCCTCTTATGCTGGTGCTTGTTGCCATTGTTGGGTCTCTGGTATTGGACGAGAAGCTGCACCTTGGAAGGTACTATATATACCACTTTTTTATGGAACTGATTGATCGATCTCTCAACTAGGGCCGACCTTGAGATTCTGAAAATTTACCATAAATTGATGtcgtaaaacaataaaagtAATGAACGAGAAATATGTAATATACGTTTGGGGCTCTGCTtgcatttgaatttaattattaatttgttgtttaaTTTGCAAATAACAGTGTGTTAGGAGCAGTACTGATAGTGTGCGGCTTATATGCTGTGCTGTGGGGTAAGGGCAAAGAAATAAACAAGAGTCAATCAGTGGCGCCGTCTGAAAGCTTTCATCATCAAGATTCTGGATCAATTGATATTGTTATAATGCCTAACGGCATGAGCAGCAACAATGAGGGCCTAACAAGTAATAATGCTCCAAATACCGTAGAAGAAAGGAGGATTTGAAGAAAACCCAGCTACAATAATGTGATAACAGAAATGTTAATTATTGTAATGTTTTTCTGGGTATCCCAATTCCAATTACCCAAATATTTGGGAGTTTTGGTATTGTTCCGTGTATAAGATATTGTATATAGATCCATCCCCTTCAAGTAAATTTTTGGGGAggttataaatatatgtatgttaaatatttttatacaaataatattaaaagagagaaattctaaCATAAAATCTCGCGCGTAAAGGTAACTAATTAACTGTTTGAGTTACATACTCCTTGCTATTT
This window encodes:
- the LOC18792799 gene encoding WAT1-related protein At1g25270, yielding MGVHEICDALHDMKPVLLMVAVQFSFAGVNIFYKLATNDGMSSRILVAYRFIFGTAFLLPIALIFERKSRPKLTWMVLLQGFLSGLFGGSLTQNLYIQSLALTSATFASAIAQLIPALTFVFAITCRLERLNLRSIAGKAKVLGTLMGIGGAMVLTFYKGAEINIWSTHVDLLHSSQQQNNHLAASAHADSGNRLLGCLLSLGSCFGFALWLIIQTKMGATYPCHYSSSALMSAMGSIQAVGFALIKERDWSQWKLGWNIRLLTVAYGGVVATGLSVTCIALCIRMRGPLFVSVFNPLMLVLVAIVGSLVLDEKLHLGSVLGAVLIVCGLYAVLWGKGKEINKSQSVAPSESFHHQDSGSIDIVIMPNGMSSNNEGLTSNNAPNTVEERRI